A genomic stretch from Scheffersomyces stipitis CBS 6054 chromosome 6, complete sequence includes:
- a CDS encoding predicted protein, producing MSFTPKRKRDDADPDTKKSRNDLDKPADYTTSDEWPVYNHPDGGIVKITPWGSLRQFTNPVNGEMVTKFEDLSFSDYSFDPSNTDVYDVSQYESLPSTPQSLYNNHQYHQNPRSNQNGNPNIRLSPNSEAESYVVDGYKGITPPPQNSDVHQFEQEQENYFGMNDQHEEFDYNDEVVRHYTQDYDEDVAM from the coding sequence ATGAGCTTCACTCccaaaagaaagagagacGACGCCGATCCCGACACCAAGAAGTCTCGCAACGACCTCGACAAACCTGCGGATTATACTACTTCCGACGAATGGCCAGTGTATAACCATCCAGATGGAGGCATAGTCAAAATCACGCCCTGGGGTTCGCTTCGGCAGTTCACCAATCCCGTGAACGGAGAAATGGTTACGaaatttgaagacttgTCGTTTTCAGACTACTCATTTGACCCTTCCAACACGGATGTATATGACGTTTCTCAATATGAGTCGCTTCCTTCGACTCCACAGTCTTTGTACAACAACCACCAATACCATCAAAATCCGAGAAGTAACCAGAATGGCAATCCTAATATTCGTTTGAGTCCCAACAGCGAAGCAGAGTCGTATGTAGTAGACGGCTACAAGGGAATCACGCCTCCTCCCCAGAATTCAGATGTTCACCAGTTTGAACAGGAACAGGAAAACTACTTTGGAATGAACGACCAGCACGAGGAGTTTGACTATAATGACGAAGTGGTTCGTCACTACACCCAGGACTACGACGAGGACGTAGCCATGTAA
- the NUC1 gene encoding NADH-ubiquinone oxidoreductase 49 kDa subunit, mitochondrial precursor (NADH-ubiquinone oxidoreductase 49 kDa subunit, mitochondrial precursor (NUCM)(NUO)~go_function electron transporter activity~go_process electron transport) — protein MLRASRIARSVRIPSVSQRLFSSVSRVQAAHSDEPKPFQTALGKPAQRYSDAPGTFGKTTFSEVMDEVDMVWGKDDDPKKVAKQNSKIRHFTINFGPQHPAAHGVLRLILELHGEEIVRADPHVGLLHRGTEKLIESKTYMQALPYFDRLDYVSMMTNELVFALAVEKLLNVEIPLRAKYIRTLFGEITRILNHCMSVLSHIMDVGGLTPFLWGFEEREKLMEFYERVSGARLHTAYVRPGGVSQDLPVGLLDDIYMWATQFGDRIDETEELVTDNRIWKDRTVDVGVVSAEDALNYSLSGVMLRGSGIPFDIRKSQPYDAYDLVDFDIAVGMNGDCYDRYLIRMAEFRQSLRIIFQCINDIPEGPVKVEDYKISPPPRSVMKEDMEALIHHFLLFTKGYAVPQGETYTAIEAPKGEMAVYVVSDGSERPYRCKIRAPGFAHLGAFDHISRGNLLADAVAIIGTMDLVFGEVDR, from the coding sequence ATGTTGAGAGCCTCCAGAATAGCCAGAAGCGTCAGGATTCCCAGCGTGAGCCAGAGATTGTTTCTGAGTGTTTCGCGTGTCCAAGCTGCTCATTCTGACGAACCAAAACCATTCCAAACCGCATTGGGTAAGCCCGCTCAAAGATACTCTGATGCTCCAGGGACTTTCGGAAAGACCACTTTTTCCGAAGTCATGGATGAAGTCGATATGGTCTGGGGAAAAGACGATGACCCTAAAAAGGTTGCCAAACAGAACTCAAAAATCAGACATTTCACCATTAACTTCGGTCCTCAGCATCCTGCTGCCCATGGAGTGTTGAGattgatcttggaattgCATGGGGAAGAAATCGTCAGAGCCGATCCTCACGTAGGTCTTTTGCACAGAGGAACCGAGAAGTTGATCGAGTCCAAAACATACATGCAAGCGTTGCCATACTTTGACAGATTGGATTATGTGTCTATGATGACCAACGAATTGGTCTTTGCATTGGCTGtagagaagttgttgaatgtAGAAATTCCACTCAGAGCCAAATACATCAGAACTCTCTTCGGCGAAATCACAAGAATCTTAAATCACTGTATGTCTGTCTTGTCGCACATCATGGATGTCGGTGGTTTGACTCCGTTCCTTTGGGGTTTTGAAGAGAGagaaaagttgatggaGTTCTACGAAAGAGTTTCTGGAGCCAGATTACACACTGCCTATGTGAGACCCGGTGGTGTTTCCCAGGACTTACCAGTCGGTTTATTGGACGACATCTACATGTGGGCTACCCAGTTTGGTGACAGAATTGATGAAACCGAAGAGTTGGTCACCGATAACCGTATCTGGAAGGATAGAACTGTAGATGTAGGTGTAGTTTCGGCTGAAGATGCGCTCAACTACTCCCTTTCTGGAGTCATGTTGAGAGGCTCTGGTATCCCATTTGATATCAGAAAATCCCAGCCTTACGATGCCTATGATTTGGTGGACTTCGACATTGCTGTCGGCATGAATGGTGACTGTTACGACCGTTACTTGATTAGAATGGCTGAATTCAGACAATCATTGAGAATTATCTTCCAATGTATCAACGATATTCCAGAAGGTCCTGTTAAGGTCGAAGACTACAAGATCTCGCCTCCTCCAAGATCTGTAATGAAGGAAGATATGGAAGCATTGATCCATcacttcttgttgttcacTAAGGGTTACGCTGTGCCTCAGGGTGAAACTTATACCGCCATCGAAGCTCCTAAGGGTGAAATGGCTGTGTATGTCGTCTCCGACGGCTCAGAAAGACCATACAGATGTAAGATCAGAGCCCCTGGTTTTGCTCATTTGGGTGCTTTTGACCACATCTCCAGAGGAAACTTGTTAGCCGATGCTGTGGCCATCATTGGTACCATGGACTTGGTGTTCGGAGAAGTTGATCGTTAG
- a CDS encoding regulation of redox homeostasis, whose protein sequence is MTTTLRLGSEAPDFTAETSNGSISFHDFIGDSWVVLFSHPDDFTPVCTTELGAFAKLEPEFAKRGVKLIGLSANNADSHKAWIKDIDEVTGSKLTFPIIADPERKVAHLFDMIDYQDATNVDDKGVQFTIRSVFVIDPKKKIRLILAYPASTGRNTAEVLRVVDSLQTGDKYRVTTPINWVPGDDVIVHPSVSNEEAKTLFPKFRIIKPYLRLTPLEVKEQ, encoded by the coding sequence ATGACTACTACCTTGAGATTGGGTTCTGAAGCCCCAGATTTCACTGCTGAGACCTCCAACGGATCCATTTCCTTCCACGACTTCATTGGTGACTCGTGGGTTGTTTTGTTCTCCCACCCAGATGACTTCACTCCAGTCTGTACCACTGAATTGGGTGCTTTCGCCAAGTTGGAGCCAGAATTCGCCAAGAGAGgtgtcaagttgattggtTTATCTGCCAACAATGCTGACTCGCACAAGGCCTGGATCAAGGACATTGATGAAGTCACTGGCTCTAAGTTGACCTTCCCAATCATTGCCGAcccagaaagaaaagtcGCTCACTTGTTCGACATGATCGACTACCAAGATGCCACCAACGTCGATGACAAGGGTGTGCAGTTCACCATCAGATCTGTGTTCGTCATTGacccaaagaagaagatcagatTAATTTTGGCATACCCAGCTTCTACTGGTAGAAACACCGCCGAAGTTTTGAGAGTTGTCGACTCGTTGCAAACTGGTGACAAGTACAGAGTTACCACTCCTATTAACTGGGTCCCTGGTGATGATGTCATTGTGCACCCATCTGTTTCCAACGAAGAAGCTAAGACTTTGTTCCCTAAGTTCAGAATCATCAAGCCATACTTGCGTTTGACTCCTTTGGAAGTCAAGGAACAATAG
- a CDS encoding predicted protein → MFLQSRVRCVSQITQRIRAYSSTGASNYYDSLEVPVNASIKDIKISFRKLSKIHHPDVNTHLVGEEKEVNNEKFVEIVNAYETLKDVKKKKQYDLQLKLVGNFHGANATSHTSSAREDWNNQYYGEAKYYSRSGGHYTASGLNSKRHKVYNFSNHGEGSHFSGKHINYGDRFDVPHFDYNEHLHKHLKFEQHIINKHISPEERSKILEKLSKSGEKLSEELITKHLMRHVHHFKGNEVNPNHFASSTATFAPQATASMSSKRNPHMYHGPRVDDNDSGTFKTFMILGAGGSLFLLYKALF, encoded by the coding sequence ATGTTTTTGCAGTCACGTGTACGCTGTGTTCTGCAAATTACTCAACGTATACGAGCGTATTCAAGCACGGGAGCTTCCAACTATTACGATCTGCTAGAAGTGCCCGTCAACGCATCGATTAAGGACATTAAGATTTCGTTCAGGAAGCTCAGCAAGATCCACCATCCGGACGTAAACACACATCTAGTCGGcgaagaaaaagaagtgaACAACGAAAAGTTTGTGGAGATAGTGAACGCATACGAGACACTTAAGGatgtcaagaagaagaaacagtaCGATCTCCAGCTCAAGCTAGTGGGCAATTTCCACGGAGCTAACGCGACTCTGCATACCAGTTCTGCCAGAGAAGACTGGAATAACCAGTACTACGGCGAAGCAAAGTACTATTCAAGGTCTGGGGGTCATTACACTGCTTCTGGACTCAATAGCAAGAGACATAAAGTGtacaacttttccaatCATGGAGAAGGGTCACATTTTTCAGGAAAACATATCAATTACGGTGACCGGTTCGACGTTCCTCACTTCGACTATAACGAGCATCTCCACAAGCATCTCAAGTTCGAACAGcacatcatcaacaaacaCATCTCTCCAGAGGAAAGAAGCAAGATCCTAGAGAAGCTCAGCAAATCAGGAGAAAAGCTCAGCGAAGAGCTTATAACCAAGCATTTGATGCGCCATGTTCATCATTTCAAGGGTAATGAGGTGAATCCGAACCATTTCGCGAGCCTGACAGCTACGTTTGCGCCCCAGGCTACAGCTAGTATGTCTTCAAAGAGGAATCCTCACATGTACCATGGCCCCAGAGTAGATGATAATGATTCTGGAACGTTCAAGACGTTTATGATACTCGGAGCCGGAGGgtctttgtttcttttgtaCAAGGCACTTTTTTGA